TGCAACTTATAAACCTAGCTTAGGGTCGTGAACCATTAGTTTAAATTGGACTCACGACACCTCTGGCTGCTTAATGTCTTTCGTTAATTTTGGCGTTACACACTGTAAACAAATTCAGTTTTAAATTCCATCcattattccattttcttttgaaagtctCACGTCCTGTTTACATAAAAGAGCAAAATCATTACCGTGCAATATGCGCTGTGATGATTTTTACAATTGTTATTCTGAAAAGGTTTTAAATCATGCTTTCGAAGCAACGTATGATTGTGTGCTTCCATCAGTTTTAGTAACAATTTGCGTTGTTAATTGCGTGCcgctgaaattgaaaataaaaaatcatctgACGTTAATTTTGCCGCCAGATAGGCTGATACGCAGATAGTCGGATACACaaacacccaatatatatatatatatatatatatatatatatattatatatatatatattatacgtatatatgtatatatatatatatatagtatatatatatatatatacgtactacgtATTTGGGTGTGTGTGCGTACCCGCGTATCAGCTATgcgtagtatgtatgtgtgtgtgtgtgtgtaatgaacaAGTAAACAAAAGGGCTATAAATGATACTTgttaaaaacgagaaaatatagTCAAATTAGGATTTTTTCGCCTCAAATCTAACTAGAATAAGTGAGAGCATAAGCAGTGCATTTATTTTGACCTGCACTACACGGGCATTACTTGAAGTAGCCACACAGAGGATTTGATGGTTggtgcaaaattaatttaaaataaaaaattgtacaacAATGGATAAAAATACATGGTTGGTCTTATCACTGGGATGAATACTACACATGCATGATACAGGATTTGAAAAGCACACTGAAAGACGGTGACAAAACAGATAGAGAGAGGCGAGTAAAAAGCAGTGTatgtaaaagtgtgtgtgtgtatacaaataacatacacacacacacacatatatatataaatatatatatatatatatatatatatatatatgtatgtgtgtgtgtgcgtgcgcgcgctcgcttgcgtgcaagagagagagagagagagagagcagccagtTAACGAAGTTGGCGGCATCTCACGAATGCCGCAAACGGCCCCCTTTATTTCATACGTCCAAGTAAATGGCAGTAAGTGGAACAAAGGAATGAGTAGCCACATGCCTGGCGTTGGAGTAAGACATGACTAACAGAAATACACCATCCTGTGAACATATAAGTATTTGCCACATAACGTATTGTATAAAAACTGACGTATCGACAGGAAGCAGAAGTCTAATGTGAAATGAATTATAATATgacaataaaactaaaagtagATATTTTCCGCGTTGGGTGTATTTACGATTCTCATCCTTGTCAGGAACACCGACAATCGTCAGTTTGAGGTACAACGAAGTTGACACCACGAGACTTAAAAAGATTCCCAAATGGTTGTGCCGTACAGAGGATCATGCCTTTTATTGGTTTTGTGGTTGGGAACCAAAGTCGATCACTTTCATGAAGATAATTTCTAAGGAAATTTCTATCCATACAAAACGAACTTTAGTATGGCGACATCACACTGGCAAATGATAAATATTGTGTACTAAAAATCTGTGCCCACAGTCTCTCTACGCGTGACTAATTTTCGTCATTGTAGTCTTCCTCTGACCTTTCTCTTCAAGTAGCGAACTATAGTTTGTATCCACCTGCAATGGACCCTCTCTTGGTTTCTCCTTCATGAATAACTCGAGCATCGATTATGCTTTCGATGGTCCACTTTATCACAAATATGTAGTACGCAGTGGCCTTTGTACCAAACACTTGCAATGGAGTTTTTCCAATACTGATAAGTCAGTTCAAATGATTCTTTTTTGACATAATGAGCGGAGGAGCTTTCAAGGTAAACAAAAGTTATTCAACAAATCAGTTAAGGTTTTCCTGAAGTGACTAGAAATGcggtgttttttaatattttcactaTACAGGGAGAgagtatttaagatatatattgaatattatcatacacacacacacacacacacacacacacacacatatatatatatatatatatatatatatatatatatatatatatatatatatgtgtgtgtgtgtgtgtgtgtgtgtatgtatatacgggCATacatatgcgtgcgtgtgttttgTGATTGGAAAATTAAAGATGCTGTGACTAAAGAATGGAaagttgtaaaaagaaaaaaaaatcaggaagacATTGAATCAGCCACGAAAATCGTACCTCTCTCCGCGAGGCGGAAGACTGACCCGCAAAGCTGGCACAGATATAAGCCGGACTCTTATCCACAAAACACTTTTGTTGACGCTCTGAGAAGGGAAGTTCGCCCCTCTCGCCTTGGTAGTCCATAAATACATGGACgggcgtgtgcatgtgtgttgcGTGTGCGCGCCTCTGAAGAGTGCCTGTGTGAGTGATCTCTTGTgtaggcgttccttgggcagcacacCGAAAAAAAAGTGGTTATGGGCAGTTTATTTACGTCAGAGATTTTGGCACCTCGCTCTTAGAGGGCGAGTTACGGCGACGTCAGTTCGTGGCAGATTAACAAAATGTGTTTAGGGGACTCGAGAGTTAATGCCTTAACATTCTACTAAATCAATCGTTGGGGTGTAACTGAAATGAGTCTCTTTCCAAAAGGTTTCTTAACAAGCTTGGTGTAAGCGATTACCTCGTTATTTAAATCCGCCCTCTTCAAATATTTATGTACTGTAGGGGTGCTAATacaattatattttgatatattaagTTCATTCATTTTCCCCTTGATAAGTAGTCTCTCTTGATGAGGAGTAACACAGGAGAAAAGCAATGCAACAGTCAATGTTAAGTTTTTTAACTTCATCACTCCTCTCTCCAGTTTCTCACTGTTATCACCaataattactgttacttgaaatttCGTCTTCATGCTCATTTTATGACCCTTTTCCAAATCCACTCTTGTTCCTACATCTACTGTTACTTTCAACAACATCTCTCATCATCCCATGATTAGGTCGAAGGGTTTTTTTAAACACGTTGGAGAAGTGGTAACATTACTCCATTAGATGAAAGTGAAATTGGTATTTCTGGCCCTATTGCTTACTGCCTAAATCTCTGTGTGCATTTACCTTGACAGAACTTGTGAATCCAGTGTTGAACTGATAATGACTGTCTCTGGTTTGTTTGCTTCAAGAAGTTTACAAtgatctcatttattttttcacagaTGCCTGGAGAAAGTCATTCCGATGTGCCAGCAGCCGTGCCTCTGCAGATTGCAGTGCAATCTGCTTCTCTCTCGTGCGTTAATGGCCATTCCACAGGTGAATCAGAGCAACCGAAGGCCTTGAATTGCCTTGAATGCAAGAAACCAGCCACCATTGTATGTGGTGGGTGCTGGCAAGCTGGGTTCTGTGCTAGAGATCACCAGCTGGAAGGATGGGTAAAACATAAGCCTAAATGTCGTCCATGGCGTGTTGCCAGTTCAGATGATCTAGGGCGTTTCATGGTTGCTACCAGAGATATCACCCCTGGGGAATTACTGATTCAGGATCCTCCTCTACTCTTGGGACCCAAGATGATTACAGAACCAGTGTGCCTGGGGTGCTATCGCCCTGTGGATGGCAGTTACCAGTGCAAAGGCTGTGGTTTTCCAATGTGTGATTCTCAATGTGAAAAATCAGAGGACCATAAAGCCGAGTGTAATTCAGTAATAGAATCAGGTGCTGCTGTAAAAGTTTCTGTGTTTGGAGAAATTAACAGCATGTATGAATGCATCACCCCATTAAGAATCATGCGCCTCCGAGATGAGAACCCAATGGTATGGAACAAGTTGTTAGCGCTTGAGAGCCATTCTGACAAGCGTGATGGAACTGCTGTTGCAGCGATCACGCAGCAAACAGTTGTAGATATCATTCACAACCGCTTGAGAATGGAGGACTTTGATGCTGCacttattcaaaaaatcttgggCATTATAGACACAAATGCATTTGAGATTCGATTGCCTGATTCTAGCATTTTAGGTGTATTTTCCCAGGCCTCTTTGCTGGAGCATGATTGTATTGCGAACACTCACCGTACTTTTGATGCAGATCTCAATCTGGTGGTGAGAGCAGCAATCCCCATCAAGAGAGGGGATCACCTTACATCATGTTACACAGATCCGCTAACAACAACCTCAGCAAGACTGGAACATCTCCGTTCATCCAAATACTTCACCTGCCATTGTGTTCGTTGTGTTGACCCCACAGAGCTAAGAACTTTTACATCAGCACTAAAATGTTCGGACTGCGCGAAAAAGCGAGCAGAACAAATGAAGAAGAACCAGTCAGGACCACCAGGCAGGGGCCGTGGTAGAGGTCGTGGTGGTCCTATGAGGGGAATGGGACCCGGAAGAAGCCAGGGAGGACCAGCAGAGGAGCCTGAAATTGAGCCCTACATTGTTCCACAAGACCCTCTTTCTCCATCCTCCATCTGGAAATGTCTCTCATGTGGAGATACTACCACAGACGACTACCCAGACAGAATCACCAGTGTGGTGGGGGAAGAGGCGGAGGAGCTTGAAGCAGCACCCACAGTGGATACATGTGAAGCATTCCTGGACAAATGGAGAGATACTTTCCACTCAGATCACGCTATTCTGCTCAATGTAAGTTTTGCTCGTAGCTCACAATTTCCGTACTGGTCCTAATAGCTTCAGTCAATACAACTTTATGAAAAGCGTGAAATGTGGTAGAACTGCTTTGCAATAATTTTACTTATGTCTTGACCAACTGAAGAAGTATGCTATAATAACTATACTTATCTATCGATTTTTTTACATGTCCATTCAACTTTTTGGTGAAAGTTAAATTAAGTAGCAATGACTGTCATGTTTGCTAAGATTCACTATCATTCAAAGCAATCACTATTTAGGTATATTCTTAGTCTAAAGGcattaaaatcataaataaaaaaaattgaagttcaTAATTATTTAGCAATAATAAAACGAActttagatttttatattcataacacTACCGTACATTTCTCTTTTGGTATATTTGCTCTCTTAGTGTGAGAAATTAAGCTTCATGTTCTTAATTCGCTTTTAAActcataatatttattttgtctattgttaaaaagaagaatagaactTACTAGAAAGAGTATCTTAACGTGTGAAAGTCATTAAAAGAATTTAAGCCTCAAAACTTATATATGACAATGCGGATGTAATCAACAGAGCAAGTTTTACTTTTCCACAGATTAAATATGTATTGCTGAACTTGTACGGTTCAGAGGAAGGATATGAACTAGAGAGTCTCACTCCCATCCAGCTGGCCAGAAAGGAGGAACTTTGTCAACAGGTGTTGAATGTTGCAGATCTTTTAATACCAGGTATGGGAaaatggtgctctctctctctctctctctctctctctctctctctctctctctctctctctctctctctctctctctctctctccataaggaACGAATATTAATTAGATATGAACAGAAAATTTAAGCACATTAAACTAATTGGGCAAATGATGTGGGGGCCATAAAACATCAGAATATGTTACAaattcattgtatatatacacgtatataaagaTATGTTTAAggaaagttgactgaatgtctgCCCTTAAATGTGACAGAATTCAACTGTGTTGGTCTAAGGAATGAGAAAAGGTTGCgctagtatatgtatgtagtccAGGAAGGAGTGGTTTTGCTACTAGGTGATTTAAAAGTAAAGCTCAATGACAGAAGAAAGGATGGTGGACTTGGTAGGTACGTCGTTCCTGGAGTCAACAAGAATGAAGAGGCCTTTGAGGATATGTATTTGAAAAGGGCCTTGAGTGTTTGAAATGCATGGTTTCCGAAGATTTTACacgtgtgtacgagagagagaaaatggcaggAAAATAGGTTGTTAGAATTCGTGTTTGTACAAAGTAGATGGAAGTGGTAGTCTGTAGATACTATGGCTAAAAGAATCATGGCTCGAATATTTCCTGGTTATTATGTAGCAGCCAAAAATGGAATTTGGTACAAATTTTATTTGCAGACAAAGGAAGAACAGAAATAAAGGGATGAATGAAGTATGGGACAAGGGTAGACATTAAAGTGGAAGAAGTATGTGAAAAGCACCCAAATTCAAGGATAGACCAACATTATAAGCAGATACTGCATAgtctcatttttagttgtataaaCTTCTGACAACTTTTCATTCTTCATCACCTCAACTGCATTCCTTACAGCTTCAAAAGTCATTCCCATAAGCATTCTCAAATTTACACTAACTCCTTCCACTCTTGCATCAACTCCGTGTGCCTCCCTTCCATCCTCCTCTTCTGTACCTGGACATGGTCTTTTCTTCTATTAATGGAAATTCATTTCAAAACTCCATTTTCTCCTACAATACGCCTCTCATTTCCTTATGACATTCTTTAATGTCTTTGCTCTCTGTTCCTACTTTTTGAAATGATTTGGCATAATAGAGGAAAATAACATGTACAGGTACACAAGAGGCGGATGTAAGGGAGACAGGTGATTAATGCAGGATTGGAAGGGGTGAGTGTAAATTTGAGAATGCTTGTGGAAGTTAATTTTGAAGTTGTGAGGAATGCAGTTAAGATACTGAAGAATGCAAAATTTGCTAGAAATGTCTGCAACTAAAAACGAGGTGCTGCAGTATTGTGGTAAGAGCGTGAATAAGTAGCTGACCAGAGTGTGGAAGGAGATTGGGAAGGATGAGGGAAAAGTTCCGAAAGAAAAGTGAGAGTACAGACGATAGGGGTGACTGTAAGAAATCTAGGAGCATATATTTTCTTAGTTTGCTGGGTAAAATATATTGTAGGTTCCAATTGAGAAAGTAAGTCAAaggacaaaatatttaaaaagggaAGAGGAATATGGGTTTAGAGAATAAGTAGGGTAGACGTCTGAATCAGTCAACTTTCCTTATACATACCTAAAATGGGCGCAAACTATGTGCTACAAATGAAAAAGGCTGCATGTGGTGTGAACCATCAACAGTTTCTGATGTGAGAGAAACATGTATTCAAATTTGCCGATGGGGTAAAAAATAGTTCCTAAATAAGGGAGAGTTATGTCtccctggttttttttatatttataatgatgTAATGATGTGAAAAGCCAAAGAATAAGACATTAGATGTAGATTCAAAGCTGTAGATCAAGAATATGTTCACGAATAGCTTTTGAAATGGCTGATGTGTGCAGATAATACGGCATTAATTGGGGATAGTGAAGTAAGGTTTTAGAAATTAGTGAAAAACTTTGAgtgtttatatatactgtatatatatactatatatatatatatatatatatatatatatatatatatatatatactatatatagagtctccagtcggcgaagataacaatacttcagggggtacaataatacattcaaatatatatatatatatatatatatatatatatattatatatatacattaattacattatacctatctatatttatatatatatagatatatatatatatatatatataatttaattatttattaataatatatatgtgtgtgtgtgtgtgtgtgtgtgtgttgtgtgtgtacctttgtaaaaatgtaaaagaaaagggTATATTAAATTGTTTCTTATCATTCttcttttattgattgattgattaattaatttgtttaatgaTTTCCCTCAGGAATATCTCGGTTGCGTGGGTCAGTTCTTTACGAATTATATCAGTCCAAGTTCTACAAGGCAGGCGCTCTCTTTAAAGTTGGGGCAATCTCCAACGACCAGGCGAAGAAATTAGCCAGTGTAAGTACCGATGTTGATGTGTGTAAGTAAGTATAGAGACTATTCTGCATAGCTTTAAATGCTGCCGTGTAGTATAGCAGTAAATGATATGACATGACTACGCTTCATATTCTTTACTTACTATCATGATCATTTTCCCCCCTAAGGGTTTCAACGTTTTTTTATCATGGTCCCTAAGGGGGGATCTTAATCCTTGCGGTCTGTGCCActattttaaaaatcaatgaaCGATATGCATAAAATCAAACCTCACTAAACCATCACCACTTGAGGTCAGTGGGGTGTTCACTCCCAATCTATCCCGTCGACTTTCAATGTGGTGCCAGATAGCACTAGATGAATCTGCGATCCTCTTGACAAATGGCCTCATGAGTCGTAGAAAGCAGGTCGTGTAAATAAGACCCCCTGGCCCGGATTCTTGTGACGATTTGTACTTACTATACGATTCCTGCATCCTTTGTTGTAACTAAAGTATTTGTGTTtcgttcctaaaaaaaaaaaaaaaaaaaaaaaagttctttttttattttacataagtaTTTTCTAAATTCCGTCAAGGTTATACCgtttaaatgtaaaatatactacTACAATCTCTGTATCTCCCTTTTCATACGATTTCATTAGTGCATCTCAGACAGTGATTTAAAGTTAATCATTATTCTATTAATAATTTGTTCAAATACTAATTCTGTTTGTTCCCTCTGCAAACGCCCTCTGGCAAACTTATTAATAGCAGGAGCGTAAGGGATAATACCATCACGTGCCGAACAACCTGACAAATAATGAAGCGGATTTAACCAGATCACTTTTCCTCTAATTATATCCATactttcttattcattgttgttccGTATCATATGAGAAGTTCCAGTTTACGGCTCAATATAAAGCTTTCACTGGTAAATTTCACTGCGTACGATGGTCGGAAGTTTATGCTTTTGATGGTGTGTTACGACGCAGGACAATTTCGCCTCAGAAACAGAGGAAAATGGAGTTTTCTCTAGTGCAAAGTTTTGGCAGAAATCTCAAGCTTCATTGCGTGACGTCATCGGGCGTGGGTGTGAACTTCCTGATTGGAAATATCCCAGAAAACAGGAAAACCACTGACGGAAACTGGAGTAAAGTAAGCACCCACGGTGCTAATGGAGAAACATCGCTCATAATAAAAATGGAGGAGAAAGTACTCATCTTGTTGATGGGGACACACTAcaaatttttctctattaatgAAATACTTGTAATTTTGCTAATGAAGAAATTCAACTTCCATTACTGATGGAGAACTGCCATCCCatttacattttgaaaaatttaactgcggttttttttttgtattggagACACGATCTTATATCTGCATGTAAGACATAATGTGATATTACCACTTCATTTATTAATAGGCAAATATCTTGGGGCCATTTGTGTGCGGAGAAATCTTACGTCATTTGTTAAACATTAAATGTCCTATTTGCAAGAAGAgaaatttctcttttttcaaaTTAAGGAACCTTTCTACGGCAATTGGAGAGATGTCATCTCATTGTGAGTGGAGAAATTTCACTTCATTACTTCATTTACTGATCTAGAAGTGTCGTCCTGTTGTCAAGAGGAGAAACTGAAGTGGAGAAAATATCTCCCCATTAATGATTGGGGAAAATCACCTTCATTTGCCAAAGGAGAGATGTTGTTTTGATTGATGGTAGGAAATATCACTTCATTGGCTAAAGGGGAAATGCAAGTGGAGAAATAGCTCTCGGTTTCACAAAGAAAAATCAGTATCTCTTTTTGTTACTTGCGAATAATGGCTCCATTTGATGATAGAGATAGATTGTCCTATTTACTAATGGGGAACCCCACTTGGcttttttatggaaaattacCTCTAGTCTGACTGGTTACTAGTCATCACATCTTAATAATGGAGAATCATCAGTCTTTTTGCAACCAGATGCACATTGTTCCGGTTGTTTATGAAGAGCCATTTGCAAGCAAGACGAATAAATATTTGCTAACAGAAACAAAATTACGGTTGCCTGTAGAGGAATATCACTGGATTGGTAATAAACTAACGTTACCTCACTTTGCTGGACTGTAAAATAGACTTTTTGCGAAGAACTCCCTTTTCTTTGTCTCATGTAAAATCTACTAGAGTGCGCAATGCGttactattattactgtattaGCGACTGCACCGACTACTATATAGCTACGACGGCCCAAtgctcatttaaaaataaaagcagtacGCCTCCAAGAACTGAATTGATCTtctatattgatatttttaaacGCCAGTGATAAGAAATCTAAATTGAAGCATCcggcaggtaaaaaaaaagaaaaaaaatattattgggtCCTGAAGCGGTGCATTTGCCTGTTATGTAACGGCGGGTATCTTTGGCAGCTTTATCGCCAACACCTGTTAAAGATAGATGCTATCGAGTCACATCACCTCACTTGTGCGCCAGAGCGAGACAGGGCAAGGTTTGGCAAGCGTCAGATCAGAGCAGTGGCTTGCTGGTGCCAATTGTCGTGTCATTAACCAATAGAAATAGATTTGCACGAAAATCTGAAAAAGAGCAAAAGCAAATCAAGTGATTTCACTGAAGGGGAATAATGATGAATTTCCAACTGAAAAAAGAAGAATTAGATGCCAAGAATTGCGAAATGgttatggaatatttttttatttgaacataGATAGAGTTCTGTCCTGAGCTGAAGCATTAAGAGAGAGGAATGGAAAAGGTTACAAATGCAATAAAGGATGGGATAAAGGGAGAGATAATAAAAGAACGAGGGAGTAGAATGCAAAAAACTAGCTTCTGTGGCATTGTTTCCTTTGAGCCAGATCCCACTCTCCTCTCATCTTGGATTTTTCACTTTCCTCTGGATTTCCCTTCTCCTACACCTTGTTATTCcctatgaataagtttcatctgctgaaataataataataataacaaaccaatgcacagagaGTAAatgagagactaaagaactggccagcgatgaaacatggcaatggctacggaggagagaaatcaagaaggaaacagttggaatgctaacagcggcacaaatcaggcaggccctaagaatcagatatgttcaaagaacaatagatggaaattacatcgcacccatatgcaggaagtgcaaagttaaaaacgagaccataaactacttgcacagaaccagtacaaaaagagccatgGTTCAGTAGGaaaagccatccactggagcttgtgcaagaaacaccagctagcttgcagtaataagtgttacgaacaccaacccgagggagtgatagaaaacgatcaggcaaagatcctctggggctatggtatgATACGAGCCAATAGACCagactgacgttgattgacaaaatcaagaagaaagcatcactcattgatgtcgcagtgccatgggacaccagagtagatgagaaaaaaagagaaaaaattgataagtatcaagacatgaaaataaaaataagaatgatatgagATATCAAAGGAACACTGGGATTCCtgtaaaggaacctggaaaatctagaagccgtagtagctccaggactcatgcagaagagtgtgctactataaaccgcgcacatagtgagaaaggtgttggactcctaaggaggcaggatgcaatctgtaaccccacactataaaaaccacccagtcgaataggaggactgtgacagaataataataataagagtctTTTGATAAGACAAGTAATTCAAGGTATAAAATAAGACATTTAATTTGGCGGCTTAAGAACTGGCTGGAGTCAGGAGCCTCTGCTATCCGTTCTTTTCTACGCACTGGAATTCAAATCTTGTTTTCATATCTTGAGCGCTGTCACTGACTTTAccaaagcttgtctgccactcaTCGGAAGATTTGCTAATTACTCACACTAATATTATTCCTAATTCTGATCAAGAGATGTTTGGTTTAGATCCCTCTACAAAACGTTTTCTTCCTAAAAGTGACGAAATGGAatctccaattatatatatatatctatattatatatcttttttatatatatataatatatagtatatatagataatatgtgtgtgttctgtgtgtctgtgtgtatatggtatggatatatatatatatattatatatatatatatattcttaatagatTTAG
The sequence above is a segment of the Macrobrachium nipponense isolate FS-2020 chromosome 2, ASM1510439v2, whole genome shotgun sequence genome. Coding sequences within it:
- the LOC135220876 gene encoding uncharacterized protein LOC135220876 isoform X2, with the translated sequence MPGESHSDVPAAVPLQIAVQSASLSCVNGHSTGESEQPKALNCLECKKPATIVCGGCWQAGFCARDHQLEGWVKHKPKCRPWRVASSDDLGRFMVATRDITPGELLIQDPPLLLGPKMITEPVCLGCYRPVDGSYQCKGCGFPMCDSQCEKSEDHKAECNSVIESGAAVKVSVFGEINSMYECITPLRIMRLRDENPMVWNKLLALESHSDKRDGTAVAAITQQTVVDIIHNRLRMEDFDAALIQKILGIIDTNAFEIRLPDSSILGVFSQASLLEHDCIANTHRTFDADLNLVVRAAIPIKRGDHLTSCYTDPLTTTSARLEHLRSSKYFTCHCVRCVDPTELRTFTSALKCSDCAKKRAEQMKKNQSGPPGRGRGRGRGGPMRGMGPGRSQGGPAEEPEIEPYIVPQDPLSPSSIWKCLSCGDTTTDDYPDRITSVVGEEAEELEAAPTVDTCEAFLDKWRDTFHSDHAILLNIKYVLLNLYGSEEGYELESLTPIQLARKEELCQQVLNVADLLIPGISRLRGSVLYELYQSKFYKAGALFKVGAISNDQAKKLASEAMTALKECARVLSYEPEVQPEGQLGLEAKDEIGQLEEWTENEGWKL
- the LOC135220876 gene encoding uncharacterized protein LOC135220876 isoform X1 — translated: MTYYHTGCCLRRFRSVASGSVFALYTRRFCSVLRLRWLRRLFRSGSVCGELNTSPEENRPQYFPPKEKRPQYFPPEDKRPLLVCVSNLQMPGESHSDVPAAVPLQIAVQSASLSCVNGHSTGESEQPKALNCLECKKPATIVCGGCWQAGFCARDHQLEGWVKHKPKCRPWRVASSDDLGRFMVATRDITPGELLIQDPPLLLGPKMITEPVCLGCYRPVDGSYQCKGCGFPMCDSQCEKSEDHKAECNSVIESGAAVKVSVFGEINSMYECITPLRIMRLRDENPMVWNKLLALESHSDKRDGTAVAAITQQTVVDIIHNRLRMEDFDAALIQKILGIIDTNAFEIRLPDSSILGVFSQASLLEHDCIANTHRTFDADLNLVVRAAIPIKRGDHLTSCYTDPLTTTSARLEHLRSSKYFTCHCVRCVDPTELRTFTSALKCSDCAKKRAEQMKKNQSGPPGRGRGRGRGGPMRGMGPGRSQGGPAEEPEIEPYIVPQDPLSPSSIWKCLSCGDTTTDDYPDRITSVVGEEAEELEAAPTVDTCEAFLDKWRDTFHSDHAILLNIKYVLLNLYGSEEGYELESLTPIQLARKEELCQQVLNVADLLIPGISRLRGSVLYELYQSKFYKAGALFKVGAISNDQAKKLASEAMTALKECARVLSYEPEVQPEGQLGLEAKDEIGQLEEWTENEGWKL